In Daphnia pulicaria isolate SC F1-1A chromosome 5, SC_F0-13Bv2, whole genome shotgun sequence, a single genomic region encodes these proteins:
- the LOC124340624 gene encoding mucin-5AC-like isoform X1, with product MVVNGGSSQQQQPTPAPPPPPDVNNIMGGIEQTVGVRMHNHRRKLRQRFDLVRKLGQGTYGKVQLGINKETGQEVAIKTIKKAKIETEADLIRIRREIQIMSSVRHPNIIHIYEVFENKEKMVLVMEYAAGGELYDYLSQRKVLNEAEARRVFRQVASAVYYCHKHNICHRDLKLENILLDESKTAKIADFGLSNVFDDRRLLTTFCGSPLYASPEIVRGTPYHGPEVDCWSLGVLLYTLVYGAMPFDGSNFKRLVKQISSGEYYEPPDKPSTASPLVRHMLLVDPAKRANVEDICSHWWVNEGYGESCLEVAEELANQTPVRLDLLLSLVPPPESTDTVVVSAKTDQPASTQASKEGDSMNEYYSAAEPSTSDAAKSGGVKKKKESSSQSGKEADKASTVKRRRAETDQVKSADDSTTTTMTPEGRGGCPAVGDLDAQNSAGPSPIDDSGIQTSLREEEEEELVTGVVQSAPEEVRTKSTSSEAKTKCDVMTDVDMDEGISTSSQADDRRSSVPIASCMAANPASAALAPCTIMTNNNNPSQSSSPSANATTTTSTTSTSSIPHCSSVSQHSPATSAFRQTTTTTTVTVGDVSTLSPPIAPTTANAEIEMSHPPPLLDGRPTCAAPAAPAQVPEAPESLVVASTGQSESHAAMAGKMDAKGAVPAANVVTEPPEPENTVALISPTNATPPPPPPSLNQVPPPPPPFTLGPEKTESAGDSSGATTAGSTATATPPPKEGAAPSGSGSNRSESSAANAAPPASVALANRRPANTNKAAGPANAAEQRHSKILRQAEIFNSLVLTHSRNEPPTTGPKSTMTLERPKKVTIFSYKLNDTRRPTETRTEPKVPTIVPVLKVSDAKRAFENNAAAAQQQRNSSIGSAASGHHHNSLPRRTLIQTPASISTDAMVPKSLNQQRAGHAASMATMTATTTTAQESTNSSQGVEPGEKVVVGGLGVKIGAIGKVTEIGMKVKTEENNHQSENQTTPKDTKTSQPVQNDDSLKPQQGSSSADSSEKKLPEQLNAEQEVQVAVEKSEVASPVPVKEVQPPTKVSTKKVKESESLPSALPAQEPEEPKVREIPVMLDTGELETKVASILAAPGRSPPKDPPAPRPTSLPTPVSSSTPSPKATGQVSSSATERMTSPPPKPIRVASPPPLRIASPPPRPVRIASPSPPAVAHKIINASTRTVSPPPPLIRPSADQSPNQRPLSPSTLPSSRPMSPVYASSMTSTDRTDDDCIAGSENAFIRGIRSPTREHPAPAAIPPLNKRFSKGPGDMPENAMVMVEAKPIQKAEINIAVNVASTSTNPRERIIPIRVEGRVESTAAAVAGVGGLVASESSKAVPKSLNSISVQLRATPPRVASPPPPPAQPIKPVPIRPSSASRQESIQNPGPAMATAESVSLESKKFLREPVRESAREPIRKSPREFIIPITVEGVSASHPAATETASSSSASMRTSRFDRTKRYGSLYHEGETDFDISQTSGDVDNHAASPLHHLQRLSSFKKSHDEPETSRGRRGSDSSIDDDIDDDDDTFQILTAESLFSTLLSRVRQLTKRNQRAESNAADPFVVFRNSSRFTSPAPSAGGRSRATDVSDIHREFEDASSQISTPGCTSPNAHHHNNNNRNSTGSDLLAGSASNKGFWNNVYSRASSVASESDARRYSTLDPPRFHPTETPQLQPPPSSAGVPSGLPWRRDTSVEGESNCSIASASMSQRVRLQHQLGSADGGDRKRVTLTLHVTEPAARAPPSSPTASDWFRPECRRRHDPNPEQENKGPAETGAGTVVSFKCFVLSHPSASTAYHSPSAVNGDVNNATPASSRPFTSSLTRRKLNQHLRETNPELVGSPGQNGNHQQNNSDAMSDTSSTSAGNRSSLSWALSRFTGGVADSAKPTGRSVRDQQQQQPQYNRTKSSRELGNEPQQRTYQRYGRSSTLDNLEPDSSTAPSSASTAGYFHRIGSPFSDDENPNSGVSTPASYRTYTRTRSREYMSPTSSRGTSPVPSSSIAALPSISTTMSSPDAVANMTMNPIVPQLSTVLENGPLGVEGESSPRQTRAAESKLAAITSLNSTNPIPVSVPAPAPISAPNPPAAPTSENADGTIERKSRRVSRFLRPDFYDAPKEESSTEKQRFLKSVEQRWEKYNPDAGLMALSKTTNSQTAGSTQTIERPAAPISKDRATGSLTSTPPSPLQPILKARQSLTPIPAPAQPNLSLPPPSSSIVLKPVPEQPQVEPTTNKIPQQVMLKPVSVEPQQQQQQQQSAPKSNGNAPSSKNSPKLTVRRQFEHLINLAAAQFQRSSSPNKVAPAAPAQTPASTSTTITPPTPVVSTAAVAQPPTTIQQPPDTISLELKQLEDEIKNTAAIKAQASARLDALKYEHAVRSGAAAIPPSGIPKPAIPVKPIYLVARPVQEIPSVSPDLPIVPPEFQPFQYKGSNGTLRELSHRSNNNNRRDALSPPPAGANENGTISPFADEAVRFARIIKRFESQPYENSWASDAMGIDNAAPGTPTDSYESSSVCSDLRGDQRDSGEDESVSERIFRKSFYSRFNEPTKTKHRRSMTRELEGGEGGEGNLPITDAQPPISRRSSQHRKSLSGRDESVDRIGLSETVMVRKFLSSGDANGGGNFDRERRLSASRRHPSVSEYSDATVDVIHPRRSMSREVSVARSVKSDTQPPQVTSPTPSVAGSDSGDRAGTAGREVRSYARTYSSSRALANDLPPSGNGESYSSASLGRRSYYPVSSTSTNADHISSLPRRSSNRYSIHEHVPESTNVRLRSTGSSVLASRPSRYSSILLEESGGSGSAATGHQISNVLSPNSTRRHTNLSDSGLTRRESTFYGTPSPFSSRPGAGSGAGGSTTGSTSTYFLRSTSSGLDHHNNNSTNHSGTYSTLRPSLLRHRR from the exons ATGGTCGTCAACGGAGGTAGcagtcaacagcagcagccgactcCGGCACCTCCGCCTCCGCCCGATGTCAACAACATCATGGGCGGAATCGAGCAGACGGTCGGCGTCCGCATGCACAATCACCGACGTAAACTCCGCCAAAG GTTCGATTTGGTGCGCAAACTTGGACAGGGAACCTACGGCAAAGTTCAGTTGGGAATCAATAAAGAGACGGGCCAAGAG GTGGCCATCAAGACGATCAAAAAGGCCAAAATTGAAACGGAAGCGGATCTGATTCGCATCCGCCGCGAAATTCAAATCATGTCTTCGGTGCGCCACCCCAACATCATCCACATCTACGAAGTGTTTGAGAACAAGGAGAAGATGGTCCTGGTGATGGAGTACGCGGCCGGCGGCGAACTCTACGATTACCTCAGTCAGCGCAAAGTCCTCAACGAGGCCGAGGCCAGACGAGTCTTCCGCCAAGTCGCTTCCGCCGTCTATTACTGTCACAAG CACAACATTTGCCATCGCgatttaaaattagaaaacaTTTTGCTGGACGAAAGCAAAACGGCCAAG aTTGCCGATTTCGGATTATCAAACGTCTTTGATGATCGACGCCTGCTGACGACCTTTTGTGGCAGCCCTTTGTACGCCAGTCCGGAAATCGTCCGTGGAACTCCGTACCATGGGCCCGAAGTGGATTGTTG GTCTTTGGGCGTTCTGCTTTACACGCTGGTTTACGGAGCCATGCCTTTCGACGGATCCAATTTCAAGCGACTCGTCAAGCAGATCTCATCCGGCGAGTACTACGAGCCGCCTGACAAACCATCAA CTGCTTCGCCTCTGGTTCGTCACATGCTGCTCGTCGATCCGGCCAAGCGGGCCAACGTCGAGGACATTTGCTCCCACTG GTGGGTCAACGAAGGCTACGGAGAATCCTGTTTGGAAGTCGCGGAAGAATTAGCCAACCAGACGCCCGTCCGGCTCGATTTACTCCTGTCGCTGGTTCCGCCACCGGAGTCAACCGACACGGTCGTCGTCAGCGCCAAAACGGATCAACCGGCCTCAACT CAGGCCAGCAAGGAAGGCGATTCCATGAACGAATATTACTCGGCGGCCGAGCCCAGTACGTCCGACGCTGCCAAATCGGGTGgagttaagaaaaagaaggaaagttCCAGTCAGTCGGGCAAAGAGGCGGACAAGGCCTCGACTGTCAAGAGGCGCCGGGCAGAAACCGACCAAGTCAAATCGGCTGACgattcgacgacgacgacgatgactcCGGAAGGTCGCGGTGGCTGCCCAGCAGTGGGCGATTTGGATGCTCAAAATTCTGCGGGACCCAGTCCCATCGACGATTCCGGGATCCAGACGTCGTTGcgggaggaagaggaggaggaattgGTGACGGGCGTCGTCCAGTCTGCTCCGGAAGAGGTACGAACGAAATCGACGTCGAGCGAAGCCAAAACGAAATGTGATGTGATGACGGACGTTGATATGGACGAGGGTATTAGCACGTCCAGCCAGGCGGATGATAGGCGATCCAGCGTGCCAATCGCCTCTTGTATGGCGGCCAATCCAGCCTCCGCCGCTCTCGCACCCTGTACAATAATgaccaataataataatccatcCCAGTCTTCTTCGCCCTCGGCCAATGCAACGACGACAACCTCCACGACCTCCACTTCATCCATCCCGCATTGTTCCTCGGTTAGCCAACATTCTCCAGCCACATCCGCATTTcgacagacgacgacgacgacgaccgtgACCGTGGGGGACGTCTCAACTTTGTCGCCCCCAATTGCTCCGACAACTGCCAATGCAGAAATCGAAATGAGCCACCCGCCTCCTCTTCTTGATGGCCGCCCTACctgtgctgctcctgctgctcctgctcaaGTTCCAGAAGCTCCAGAGTCTCTTGTTGTTGCGTCGACTGGACAGTCGGAATCTCACGCTGCGATGGCAGGCAAGATGGATGCGAAAGGAGCCGTGCCAGCTGCGAATGTCGTCACAGAGCCCCCAGAGCCAGAAAATACCGTTGCCCTAATATCACCCACCAACGccaccccaccaccaccgccacccaGTTTAAATCAGGTTCCCCCTCCACCACCTCCGTTTACCCTTGGGCCCGAAAAGACCGAGTCAGCTGGCGACAGCAGCGGAGCAACAACGGCCGGCAGCACCGCGACGGCGACACCACCACCCAAGGAAGGAGCAGCCCCAAGCGGCAGCGGCAGTAATCGCTCAGAATCGTCTGCTGCTAATGCTGCCCCTCCGGCTTCGGTGGCTCTTGCCAATCGGCGACCGGCCAATACCAACAAAGCGGCTGGTCCGGCCAATGCAGCGGAACAGCGCCACTCGAAGATACTCCGCCAGGCGGAAATATTCAACAGCCTCGTACTGACTCACTCGCGAAATGAACCGCCGACGACTGGACCCAAGAGTACCATGACGCTGGAACGGCCCAAAAAAGTCACCATTTTCAGCTACAAG ttgaaCGATACGCGGCGCCCGACTGAAACTCGGACGGAACCTAAAGTGCCCACCATCGTGCCCGTTTTGAAAGTCTCTGACGCAAAGAGAGCATTTGAGAATAATGCGGCTGCTGCCCAGCAGCAGAGGAATTCGAGTATTGGCAGCGCAGCTTCAGGCCATCATCACAACAGTCTGCCGAGGCGGACGCTCATTCAAACTCCGGCCAGCATTAGCACTGACGCCATGGTACCCAAATCTCTCAATCAACAACGGGCCGGTCATGCCGCTTCGATGGCCACCATGACGGCCACTACAACTACCGCCCAGGAATCCACTAATTCATcg CAGGGAGTAGAGCCGGGCGAGAAGGTGGTCGTGGGAGGACTGGGCGTCAAAATCGGCGCTATCGGCAAAGTCACGGAAATTGGAATGAAGGTTAAAACGGAGGAAAATAATCACCAATcggaaaatcaaacaacacCGAAGGACACGAAAACCAGTCAGCCCGTTCAGAACGACGATAGCCTCAAACCTCAACAGGGGTCCAGCAGCGCCGACAGCAGCGAGAAGAAATTACCGGAGCAATTGAACGCGGAGCAGGAAGTTCAAGTTGCAGTGGAAAAGTCTGAAGTTGCATCACCCGTTCCTGTCAAAGAAGTTCAACCGCCGACCAAAGTTTCGACTAAGAAAGTGAAGGAATCGGAATCTCTACCCTCGGCTCTTCCGGCCCAAGAGCCAGAAGAGCCAAAAGTGCGGGAGATTCCGGTCATGTTGGACACGGGCGAATTGGAAACGAAAGTTGCATCCATTTTGGCGGCCCCTGGACGTAGTCCTCCGAAAGATCCGCCCGCACCGCGACCTACAAGCCTCCCGACACCTGTGTCTTCTTCTACTCCGTCGCCTAAAGCGACCGGCCAGGTATCGTCCTCCGCCACTGAAAGGATGACATCACCTCCGCCAAAACCCATTCGAGTTGCTTCACCACCTCCACTCCGGATCGCTTCTCCCCCTCCGCGTCCGGTGCGCATCGCTTCGCCATCACCTCCAGCGGTGGCCCATAAAATTATCAATGCATCCACACGGACAGTGTCCCCACCACCTCCATTAATCCGTCCGTCGGCCGATCAATCGCCCAATCAGCGGCCGCTCTCTCCGTCGACGTTGCCATCCAGTCGGCCCATGTCTCCCGTTTACGCGTCGTCAATGACTTCGACCGACAGGACGGATGACGATTGTATCGCCGGATCTGAGAACGCTTTCATCCGGGGCATTCGCAGTCCGACGAGAGAGCATCCAGCCCCTGCGGCGATTCCTCCGTTAAACAAGCGCTTCTCCAAAGGACCTGGCGATATGCCGGAGAACGCGATGGTGATGGTCGAAGCCAAGCCGATCCAGAAAGCGGAGATCAACATCGCCGTCAACGTGGCGTCGACGTCCACCAATCCGAGGGAGAGAATTATTCCCATCCGCGTAGAAGGCAGAGTAGAATCAACAGCAGCGGCCGTGGCAGGGGTTGGAGGATTAGTCGCGTCGGAGAGTAGTAAGGCCGTGCCGAAATCGCTCAACTCCATTTCCGTCCAGTTGCGGGCCACTCCGCCGCGAGTCGcttcgccgccgccgccgccggcaCAGCCAATTAAACCCGTCCCTATCCGTCCTAG ttCTGCGAGTCGACAGGAATCGATACAGAATCCAGGACCCGCAATGGCAACTGCAGAGTCAGTTAGTTTGGAAAGTAAAAAATTCCTACGGGAACCCGTTCGGGAATCTGCCAGAGAGCCGATTCGAAAATCGCCGCGGGAATTTATCATCCCCATTACGGTGGAAGGCGTCAGTGCCAGCCATCCAGCGGCAACCGAGACGGCCTCGTCGTCTTCAGCGTCCATGAGAACCAGTCGATTCGACCGGACCAAACGATACGG GAGCTTGTACCATGAGGGTGAAACCGATTTTGATATAAGTCAGACGTCGGGTGATGTTGATAATCACGCAGCTAGTCCACTTCATCATTTGCAACGTTTGAGCTCCTTTAAAAAATCACACGACGAGCC GGAAACTTCTCGAGGCCGACGGGGAAGTGACAGTTCCATCGATGATGatatcgacgacgacgacgacacgttCCAGATTCTGACAGCCGAGTCCCTTTTCTCGACGCTGTTATCACGG GTCCGACAGCTGACGAAACGGAACCAGAGAGCCGAAAGTAATGCGGCTGATCCGTTTGTCGTGTTCCGCAACTCTTCTCGATTCACCAGTCCGGCTCCCAGCGCTGGCGGCCGTTCAAGAGCGACGGACGTGAGCGATATTCATCGTGAGTTTGAAGACGCTTCTTCGCAGATTAGTACACCCGGATGCACTTCGCCCAACGCTCAccatcacaacaacaacaatcgcaACAGCACCGGATCCGACCTGCTGGCCGGTTCAGCTAGCAACAAGGGTTTCTGGAACAATGTTTATTCCAGGGCTTCTTCGGTGGCATCCGAGTCCGATGCCAG ACGATATTCGACCCTGGATCCGCCTCGTTTCCACCCGACAGAAACGCCTCAATTGCAGCCGCCGCCGAGTTCGGCCGGCGTCCCGTCTGGTCTCCCTTGGCGACGGGACACGTCCGTGGAAGGCGAAAGCAACTGCAGCATCGCTTCGGCCTCCATGTCCCAGCGAG TCCGGTTGCAACATCAACTTGGGTCGGCTGATGGAGGGGACCGGAAACGCGTCACGCTCACATTGCATGTCACGGAGCCAGCAGCTCgggctcctccttcttctccaaCTGCAAGTGATTGGTTCCGTCCCGAATGTCGTCGTCGACACGACCCAAATCCGGAACAAGAGAAcaaagggccagccgagactGGAGCTGGAACGGTCGTGTCCTTCAAATGCTTCGTTTTATCTCATCCGTCAGCTA GTACCGCTTATCATAGTCCGTCAGCTGTCAATGGAGATGTCAATAACGCAACGCCAGCATCCAGTCGACCTTTCACTTCCTCCCTAACGCGACGTAAACTGAACCAACACCTGCGAGAAACCAATCCGGAGCTAGTCGGTTCACCGGGACAAAATGGAAATCACCAACAAAATAATAGCGACGCCATGTCGGATACCTCGTCAACTTCCGCTGGCAATCGTTCCAGTCTATCCTGGGCGTTGTCACGCTTCACTGGCGGAGTGGCCGATTCGGCGAAACCCACTGGCCGCTCAGTACgagaccaacaacaacaacaaccgcaatACAATCGAACCAAGAGTAGCCGGGAACTGGGCAACGAGCCGCAACAGCGAACCTATCAACGTTATGGCCGTTCTTCCACTCTGGACAATCTCGAACCAGACAGCTCAACTGCACCTTCTTCCGCTTCTACAGCTGGTTACTTCCATCGGATAGGATCGCCGTTCTCCGATGATGAGAATCCCAATTCCGGCGTTTCGACACCGGCCTCCTACCGGACCTATACGAGAACGCGTAGTCGAGAATACATGAGCCCAACGAGCAGTCGAGGCACCTCTCCCGTTCCATCCAGCAGCATCGCAGCGTTACCGTCCATCTCTACTACGATGAGTAGTCCGGATGCAGTGGCCAACATGACCATGAATCCGATTGTTCCGCAATTGAGTACCGTCCTAGAGAACGGTCCGTTGGGGGTTGAGGGCGAAAGTAGTCCGCGGCAAACCAGAGCGGCTGAAAGCAAATTGGCCGCCATCACCAGTTTGAATTCAACAAATCCGATTCCCGTCTCAGTTCCAGCTCCAGCCCCTATTTCTGCTCCAAATCCACCAGCAGCTCCGACGAGTGAAAATGCGGATGGGACAATCGAACGCAAATCACGACGTGTTTCTCGGTTCCTCCGGCCGGATTTCTACGATGCCCCAAAAGAGGAATCGTCAACCGAAAAGCAGCGCTTCCTCAAATCGGTCGAACAGCGCTGGGAAAAGTACAATCCGGACGCCGGATTGATGGCATTAAGTAAAACCACAAACAGTCAAACTGCAGGATCGACTCAGACAATCGAACGTCCTGCTGCTCCAATCTCCAAGGATCGTGCAACCGGATCTTTAACGTCGACTCCGCCATCTCCTTTACAACCGATTCTAAAAGCCAGACAAAGTTTGACGCCTATTCCGGCCCCGGCTCAACCCAATCTATCGCTTCCGCCTCCTAGCTCGTCCATTGTTTTGAAACCGGTGCCTGAACAGCCCCAAGTGGAACCCACCACCAATAAAATCCCGCAACAGGTGATGCTGAAACCGGTTTCCGTGGAgccacagcaacagcagcagcagcagcaatcggCTCCTAAATCAAACGGCAACGCTCCTAGTTCCAAGAATTCACCCAAGTTGACGGTCCGTCGCCAGTTTGAGCATTTGATCAATTTAGCGGCGGCCCAATTCCAACGATCCTCGTCTCCCAACAAAGTCGCTCCTGCTGCTCCAGCCCAAACCCCTGCAAGTACTTCTACAACTATCACCCCTCCAACTCCAGTTGTTtcaactgctgctgttgcccaACCACCAACTACTATCCAGCAGCCACCGGATACGATTTCTCTGGAATTGAAGCAGCTGgaagatgaaatcaaaaatacagCGGCCATCAAAGCCCAGGCGTCGGCCAGACTGGACGCTCTCAAATACGAGCATGCTGTCAGAAGCGGAGCTGCCGCAATTCCTCCTTCCGGAATCCCCAAACCAGCTATTCCGGTCAAGCCGATTTATTTAGTAGCTCGACCGGTTCAGGAAATACCATCCGTTTCACCCGATTTACCTATTGTCCCACCTGAATTCCAGCCGTTCCAGTACAAGGGCTCGAACGGGACCTTGCGTGAATTGTCTCaccgcagcaacaacaacaaccgaaggGACGCTTTGTCGCCACCTCCGGCGGGGGCCAATGAAAACGGAACCATTTCTCCATTTGCCGACGAGGCCGTTCGTTTCGCCCGCATTATCAAACGATTCGAATCTCAGCCTTACGAAAACAGCTGGGCCAGCGACGCCATGGGAATAGATAATGCAGCACCTGGAACGCCGACGGACAGCTACGAGTCTTCTTCCGTTTGCTCCGACTTGCGCGGTGACCAAAGAGATTCCGGCGAGGATGAAAGCGTCAGCGAAAGGATTTTCCGCAAGAGTTTCTACTCTCGTTTCAACGAGCCGACCAAAACGAAGCATCGGCGTTCCATGACCAGGGAACTCGAGGGCGGTGAAGGAGGTGAAGGAAACTTGCCCATCACCGACGCCCAGCCGCCCATCTCTCGTCGTTCTTCGCAACATCGCAAGAGTCTCAGCGGTCGGGACGAATCGGTCGATCGAATTGGCCTCTCCGAAACGGTGATGGTCCGCAAATTCCTGTCGTCCGGCGACGCCAATGGCGGTGGTAATTTCGATCGTGAGCGCCGCCTGTCGGCGAGTCGGAGACATCCGTCCGTGTCCGAGTACTCGGACGCCACCGTCGACGTCATTCATCCGAGGCGATCGATGTCGAGGGAAGTCTCAGTGGCCCGCTCGGTCAAAAGCGACACACAGCCACCGCAAGTGACAAGTCCGACACCTTCGGTCGCCGGCTCCGATTCTGGCGACCGTGCCGGAACCGCCGGAAGAGAAGTGCGATCCTACGCTCGAACTTATTCGAGTTCGCGTGCACTCGCCAACGATTTGCCACCTTCGGGGAATGGCGAATCTTATTCATCGGCCAGTCTGGGCCGTCGCAGTTACTACCCGGTTTCGTCGACGTCGACGAATGCGGATCACATCAGCAGCCTGCCACGGAGATCCAGCAATCG GTACAGTATACACGAACATGTTCCAGAGAGCACCAACGTCCGTCTGCGTTCGACCGGATCGTCGGTTTTGGCGAGCCGGCCGTCACGATATTCGTCCATTTTGTTGGAGGAAAGTGGCGGCAGTGGGTCGGCAGCTACTGGACATCAAATCAGCAATGTCCTTTCGCCCAACTCGACGCGACGCCACACCAACCTTTCAGATTCGGGGCTGACCCGAAGGGAATCGACTTTTTACGGGACTCCTAGTCCTTTTTCAAGTCGGCCAGGAGCAGGATCAGGAGCAGGAGGATCGACAACTGGATCCACGTCCACGTACTTTTTGCGCTCCACCAGTAGCGGACTGGAtcatcacaacaacaacagcaccaaTCACAGCGGGACGTACTCGACACTGAGACCGTCTTTGCTGCGCCATCGCCGATAA